The following are from one region of the Candidatus Eisenbacteria bacterium genome:
- a CDS encoding nitronate monooxygenase, with product MSERLSDRFFARGREFLGVETPILCGAMTWVSEPNLVSAVANAGGFASLAGGNAPPEILRAQIEETLRLTDRPFGVNLITIAPNYGEHLAIVRDLGLPFVIFAGSFPREREVRVAKESGARVLAFASTHSIARRMLDFGVDGLILEGMEAGGHVGHVSLSVLLQQVLFEVERVPVFVAGGIGRGRMLAHLFLMGAAGVQLGTLFAVAEESIAHPAFKERFIRANARDAVSTPQYDSRLPVVAVRALRNKSTDDFGRLQLDLLRRMDAGEIGRVEAQERVEEFWVGALRRAVMDGDVDRGSLMAGQSVGLVDRVRPVREILKILIEETERELRRVRETLRAD from the coding sequence ATGAGCGAACGATTGTCGGATCGATTTTTCGCGCGCGGACGGGAATTCCTCGGCGTGGAGACGCCGATCCTGTGCGGCGCCATGACATGGGTGAGCGAACCGAACCTCGTCTCGGCGGTGGCGAACGCGGGCGGTTTCGCCTCCCTCGCCGGGGGAAACGCCCCGCCGGAGATTCTTCGCGCGCAGATCGAGGAAACGCTCCGCCTCACCGACCGGCCCTTCGGCGTGAATCTGATCACCATCGCCCCCAACTACGGCGAACACCTGGCCATCGTCCGCGATCTCGGCCTCCCCTTCGTGATCTTCGCCGGTAGTTTTCCCCGGGAGAGGGAGGTGCGCGTCGCCAAGGAGAGCGGCGCCCGGGTCCTCGCCTTCGCGTCCACCCACTCGATCGCGCGCCGCATGCTCGACTTCGGCGTCGACGGCCTGATCCTGGAGGGAATGGAGGCGGGCGGCCACGTGGGCCACGTCAGCCTGAGCGTTCTCCTGCAGCAGGTCCTCTTCGAGGTGGAACGGGTTCCCGTCTTCGTCGCCGGCGGCATCGGGCGCGGCCGGATGCTCGCCCATCTTTTCCTGATGGGCGCCGCGGGGGTGCAGCTCGGCACGCTGTTCGCCGTCGCCGAGGAGAGCATCGCCCACCCCGCGTTCAAGGAGCGCTTCATCCGGGCGAACGCGCGGGACGCCGTCTCCACGCCCCAGTACGACAGCCGCCTCCCCGTGGTGGCGGTCCGCGCCCTCCGCAACAAGAGCACCGACGACTTCGGCCGCCTCCAGCTCGACCTGCTCCGGCGCATGGACGCCGGCGAGATCGGCCGCGTCGAGGCGCAGGAGCGCGTGGAGGAATTCTGGGTCGGCGCCCTCCGCCGCGCCGTCATGGACGGCGACGTGGACCGGGGATCGCTCATGGCGGGGCAATCCGTCGGCCTCGTCGACCGGGTCCGGCCGGTGCGGGAGATCTTGAAGATCCTTATCGAGGAGACGGAGCGGGAGCTGCGGCGGGTGCGGGAGACTCTTCGGGCGGACTAG
- a CDS encoding VWA domain-containing protein: MKRFSHDVFHAIAALAATLFFFGTIQAQEPATQIELIFDASGSMWGEIGGVKKIAMAREAMGRIVDDLATRQNIEVGLRVYGHRTKSCDDSELVLPIGPVDAGALRAFIDEVNPKGKTPITYSLLEAIDDFRADAPGRKVVVLITDGLESCDGDPCEAARKLSESGVVTKTHVVGFGLDENALATLRCIVEPSGGLLVGAGNTEELAAAFDRIVARSLAHNLEITAVNDTGSSVYMDWDVFPAGDESAPVASGDNSLGNRGRAFVPEGTYDIRVESYETGDEIWFRGVEVVETDVTVRRAIFAERTIEIALRDGASGESRYGDVILFDGKGERLKMGDTSIGGRATFTVLPGVYEILVVDYDTKKEFRFSDVDLTDEMEFRREVVVE, translated from the coding sequence ATGAAACGGTTTTCACATGACGTGTTTCACGCGATCGCCGCACTGGCCGCGACTCTTTTCTTCTTCGGAACGATCCAGGCGCAGGAACCGGCGACGCAGATCGAGCTGATCTTCGACGCCTCCGGGAGCATGTGGGGAGAGATCGGCGGAGTGAAGAAGATCGCCATGGCCCGGGAGGCGATGGGGCGGATCGTGGACGATCTGGCGACTCGGCAGAACATCGAGGTGGGACTCCGGGTGTATGGGCACCGGACCAAGAGCTGCGACGATTCGGAGCTGGTCCTCCCCATCGGGCCGGTGGACGCCGGGGCGCTCCGGGCCTTCATCGACGAGGTCAATCCGAAGGGGAAAACGCCGATCACCTATTCGCTGCTCGAAGCGATCGACGATTTCCGCGCGGACGCGCCGGGCCGGAAGGTCGTCGTACTCATCACGGACGGGCTGGAAAGCTGCGACGGCGACCCCTGCGAGGCGGCGCGGAAATTGAGTGAATCGGGGGTGGTCACCAAAACGCACGTGGTCGGATTCGGACTGGACGAGAACGCCCTCGCGACCCTTCGTTGCATCGTCGAGCCGTCCGGCGGCCTCCTCGTCGGCGCGGGGAACACGGAGGAACTCGCCGCCGCCTTCGACCGGATCGTGGCCCGCTCCCTCGCCCACAATCTGGAAATCACCGCGGTGAACGACACCGGCAGCAGCGTGTACATGGACTGGGACGTCTTTCCCGCCGGGGACGAATCCGCGCCGGTCGCCTCCGGGGACAACTCCCTCGGCAACCGAGGACGGGCCTTCGTGCCGGAGGGGACCTACGACATCCGGGTGGAGAGCTACGAGACGGGCGACGAGATCTGGTTCCGGGGCGTGGAGGTGGTGGAGACGGACGTCACCGTCCGCCGGGCGATCTTCGCTGAGCGGACCATCGAGATCGCGCTCCGGGACGGCGCCTCCGGCGAGTCCCGCTACGGCGACGTGATCCTCTTCGACGGGAAGGGTGAACGGCTGAAGATGGGGGACACGTCGATTGGCGGCCGGGCGACTTTCACGGTTCTACCCGGCGTGTACGAAATCCTCGTCGTCGATTACGACACCAAGAAAGAGTTCCGCTTCTCCGATGTCGATCTGACCGATGAGATGGAATTCCGGCGCGAGGTGGTCGTGGAGTAA
- a CDS encoding sodium:solute symporter produces MLGNLDWFVIGLYFVLVFGVAIWATTREKGTRETSAGYFLAGRNAGWFIIGASLFASNIGSEHLVGLAGTGADSGVAVGQFEVLACLILLLLGWVFVPFYVKSGVYTMPEFLERRYSPASRWYLAAVSVLGYVLTKISVTIAAGGIVFQSLMGVDFWTGALIVVIATGIYTVFGGLRAVLYTDLLQAFVLIGGSATVTLIGLAELGGWGALRSAVPAGFFDIWKPASDPDFPWTGILLGAPILGVWYWCTDQYIVQRVLSARGIDDARRGSLFGGFLKLLPLFLFVVPGVIATALAGSGRIALGRSDEALPVLIGALLPVGLKGVVVAGLLAALMSSLSSVFNSCSTLITWDLYKKLRPDTPEKRLVLVGQISTIFLVVLGILWIPLMRNISGQLYKYLQSVQAYIAPPIAAVFLVGVFWRRANARGAIVTLLTGFLLGAARLVTELNADRLGGPLLRYARINFLHFAFYLFLVCGAVLVLVSLATAAPERRRLAGLTFATAAEGEGSLGLRASHPARRRRDLAWSVVLVAAVAAIWIYFRG; encoded by the coding sequence ATGCTCGGCAATCTCGACTGGTTCGTGATCGGGCTCTATTTCGTTTTGGTGTTCGGCGTGGCGATCTGGGCGACCACGCGGGAGAAGGGGACGCGGGAGACGTCGGCGGGCTACTTTCTCGCCGGACGGAACGCGGGCTGGTTCATCATCGGCGCCTCTCTCTTCGCGTCCAACATCGGATCGGAACACCTGGTCGGGCTCGCCGGCACCGGCGCGGACAGCGGCGTCGCCGTCGGCCAGTTCGAGGTGCTCGCGTGCCTGATCCTGCTTCTCCTCGGCTGGGTCTTCGTTCCTTTCTATGTGAAGAGCGGAGTCTACACCATGCCGGAGTTCCTGGAGAGGCGCTACTCGCCCGCCTCGCGCTGGTACCTCGCCGCCGTCTCCGTCCTCGGCTACGTGCTCACCAAGATCAGCGTCACCATCGCCGCCGGCGGGATCGTTTTCCAGAGCCTGATGGGCGTCGACTTTTGGACGGGCGCGCTGATCGTGGTGATCGCGACCGGGATCTACACCGTCTTCGGCGGTCTCCGGGCGGTGCTCTACACCGATCTCCTGCAGGCCTTCGTGTTGATCGGCGGGTCGGCCACGGTGACCCTGATCGGACTGGCGGAACTGGGCGGTTGGGGGGCGCTTCGGAGCGCCGTGCCGGCGGGATTCTTCGACATATGGAAGCCGGCGTCGGACCCCGATTTCCCCTGGACGGGGATCCTTCTCGGCGCGCCGATTCTGGGCGTCTGGTATTGGTGCACCGACCAGTACATCGTGCAGAGGGTCCTTTCGGCGCGCGGGATCGACGACGCGCGGCGCGGCAGCCTCTTCGGCGGTTTTCTGAAGCTCCTCCCCCTCTTCCTCTTCGTCGTCCCCGGCGTGATCGCCACCGCCCTCGCCGGATCGGGCCGCATCGCCCTCGGCCGCTCCGACGAAGCGCTTCCGGTGCTGATCGGCGCGCTCCTCCCGGTCGGTCTCAAAGGGGTGGTCGTCGCGGGATTGCTGGCGGCGCTGATGAGCAGCCTCTCCTCGGTCTTCAATTCCTGCTCCACGCTGATCACTTGGGACCTGTATAAAAAGCTCCGCCCCGACACGCCGGAGAAGCGGCTCGTGCTGGTCGGCCAGATCTCGACGATCTTTCTCGTCGTCCTCGGCATCCTCTGGATCCCGCTGATGCGGAACATCTCGGGGCAGCTCTACAAGTATCTGCAGAGCGTACAGGCCTACATCGCGCCTCCCATCGCCGCCGTCTTTCTCGTCGGCGTGTTTTGGCGGCGCGCCAACGCGCGCGGGGCGATCGTCACGCTGCTCACCGGTTTTCTGCTCGGCGCGGCGCGGCTCGTCACGGAGCTGAACGCGGACAGACTCGGCGGTCCTCTGCTCCGCTACGCGCGGATCAACTTCCTCCACTTCGCCTTCTACCTGTTTCTCGTCTGCGGGGCGGTGCTCGTCCTGGTCAGCCTGGCGACCGCCGCGCCCGAGCGCCGGCGTCTCGCGGGGCTCACCTTCGCCACCGCCGCCGAGGGGGAGGGGTCGCTCGGATTGCGCGCGTCCCACCCGGCCCGGCGCCGGAGGGATCTAGCATGGAGCGTGGTCCTGGTCGCCGCCGTCGCCGCGATCTGGATCTACTTTCGCGGGTAG
- a CDS encoding nuclear transport factor 2 family protein, translating into MNERERQAWEAVRAANRCWTGGEPAKLKEHFHERMVLITPSRNERIVGREACVADWTSFTEKARILSWKETDEDVRLFGDAAVVTYLYEIVVEIEGERYDLKGRDMMTLVFEDDRWWIAADQFSPLHETPGAD; encoded by the coding sequence ATGAACGAACGGGAACGCCAGGCCTGGGAGGCGGTCCGGGCCGCGAATCGTTGCTGGACCGGGGGCGAACCGGCGAAGCTGAAGGAGCACTTCCACGAGAGGATGGTGCTGATCACCCCCTCCCGGAACGAGCGGATCGTCGGGCGCGAAGCGTGCGTGGCCGACTGGACCTCCTTCACCGAGAAGGCGCGGATCCTCTCCTGGAAGGAGACCGACGAGGACGTGCGCCTCTTCGGCGACGCGGCGGTGGTCACCTACCTGTACGAGATCGTCGTGGAGATCGAGGGGGAACGTTACGACCTCAAGGGCCGGGACATGATGACCCTTGTTTTCGAGGACGACCGCTGGTGGATCGCGGCGGACCAGTTCTCCCCTCTGCACGAGACGCCGGGCGCGGATTAA
- a CDS encoding cation transporter produces MRHRHDTGGRRREARAASPPASETAEVRRITWIGLVANLLLAAVKFAAGFLGSSQAVVADAVHSLSDTATDLAILLGVRFWSAPPDEGHPYGHRRIETMITASIGVLLFLVAIGIGYHAVLSVRAMHLARPGWIAFAGAALSIVVKEILYRWTIAVGGRVRSSAVIANAWHHRSDALSSIPAAAAVIAALIRPGWAVVDHLGAVVVCFFIIHASWKIVAPAFAELADAGAPEPIRERIGAVARAMEDVKSVHAVRTRRMGSGVFVDMHVTVNGGMTVRRGHQIAEEVKRRLLEYAPAVVDVVVHLEPEEAEPAPRAPKDPDQPR; encoded by the coding sequence ATGCGGCATCGGCACGATACCGGCGGCCGGCGACGCGAGGCGCGCGCGGCGTCCCCCCCCGCCTCCGAGACGGCGGAGGTTCGGCGGATCACCTGGATCGGCCTCGTCGCCAACCTGCTCCTCGCCGCGGTCAAGTTCGCCGCGGGATTTCTGGGGTCGAGCCAGGCGGTCGTCGCGGACGCCGTCCACTCTCTCTCCGACACCGCCACCGATCTCGCCATTCTCCTCGGCGTCCGCTTCTGGTCCGCGCCGCCCGATGAGGGACATCCCTACGGCCACCGCCGGATCGAGACGATGATCACCGCTTCCATCGGCGTTCTCCTCTTCCTCGTCGCGATCGGGATCGGGTATCACGCCGTCCTCTCGGTTCGGGCCATGCATCTCGCCCGGCCGGGGTGGATCGCGTTCGCGGGCGCGGCCCTTTCGATCGTCGTCAAGGAGATCCTTTATCGTTGGACGATCGCCGTGGGAGGGCGGGTGCGTTCCTCGGCTGTGATCGCCAACGCCTGGCATCACCGGAGCGACGCGCTCAGTTCGATTCCCGCCGCCGCGGCGGTGATCGCCGCTCTGATTCGGCCCGGCTGGGCCGTGGTGGATCATCTGGGCGCCGTAGTGGTTTGCTTCTTCATCATCCACGCATCCTGGAAGATCGTCGCACCCGCCTTCGCCGAGTTGGCCGACGCAGGCGCGCCGGAACCGATCCGGGAGAGGATCGGCGCGGTGGCGCGCGCCATGGAGGATGTGAAGTCGGTGCACGCCGTCCGCACCCGCCGGATGGGCTCCGGGGTCTTCGTGGACATGCACGTCACCGTGAACGGCGGCATGACCGTCCGCCGGGGACACCAGATCGCCGAGGAGGTGAAGAGGCGGCTTCTCGAATACGCGCCGGCGGTGGTCGACGTGGTGGTCCATCTGGAGCCGGAGGAGGCGGAGCCGGCACCGAGAGCTCCGAAGGATCCCGACCAGCCGCGTTAG
- a CDS encoding aldehyde dehydrogenase family protein: MKDFLTRLGIQEINKGAHHGAWIDTKGDELVSYCPADGAPIAKIMQATEADYDKVVEKAQEVFREWRMLPAPKRGEIVRQIAVALREKKEDLGKLVSYEMGKILTEGLGEVQEAIDIADFAVGLSRQLYGKTMHSERSLHRMYEQWHPLGTIGIVTAFNFPVAVWAWNAMIAMVCGDTMIWKPSSQAPLCAIATQNVVNEVLEKNGWAGVSGIVIGRGSTVGEKMIADRRLPLISATGSCRMGRRIGGVVGERLGRCLLELGGNNAIIVDESADIEMTLRAILFGAVGTAGQRCTSTRRIFAHKSIYDELTKKLVAAYKSVSIGDPLDPKTLMGPLVNAGAVTTMEKAIEQALAQGGKILVGGKKKEGKGHYVEPTIIAIKPDAAIVQEETFAPILYVFPFDDVEEAIALHNAVDQGLSSAMFTKNVLHGETFLSHRGSDCGIANLNIGTSGAEIGGAFGGEKDTGGGREAGSDSWKAYMRRQTCTINWGKELPLAQGVKFDI; the protein is encoded by the coding sequence ATGAAGGACTTCTTGACTCGACTGGGAATTCAGGAAATCAACAAGGGCGCGCACCACGGCGCATGGATCGACACGAAGGGGGACGAGCTGGTCTCCTACTGCCCCGCCGACGGCGCGCCGATCGCCAAGATCATGCAGGCGACCGAGGCGGATTACGACAAGGTCGTCGAAAAAGCGCAGGAAGTGTTCCGCGAGTGGCGGATGCTGCCGGCGCCCAAACGGGGCGAAATCGTCCGCCAGATCGCCGTCGCTCTTCGCGAAAAGAAAGAGGACCTGGGAAAGCTGGTCTCCTACGAGATGGGGAAGATCCTGACCGAGGGTCTCGGCGAGGTGCAGGAGGCGATCGACATCGCCGACTTCGCCGTCGGCCTCTCCCGCCAGCTCTACGGCAAGACGATGCACTCCGAGCGGTCGCTCCACCGGATGTACGAGCAGTGGCACCCTCTCGGCACGATCGGCATCGTCACCGCCTTCAACTTCCCGGTCGCGGTGTGGGCGTGGAACGCGATGATCGCCATGGTCTGCGGCGACACGATGATCTGGAAGCCCTCCTCCCAGGCCCCTCTCTGCGCCATCGCCACGCAGAACGTGGTGAACGAGGTGCTCGAGAAAAACGGCTGGGCGGGCGTCAGCGGCATCGTGATCGGGCGCGGCTCCACGGTGGGCGAGAAGATGATCGCCGACCGCAGGCTGCCGCTCATCAGCGCGACCGGCTCCTGCCGGATGGGACGCCGGATCGGCGGCGTGGTCGGCGAGCGGCTCGGCCGCTGCCTCCTCGAGCTGGGCGGCAACAACGCGATCATCGTCGACGAGAGCGCCGACATCGAGATGACTCTTCGGGCGATCCTCTTCGGGGCCGTCGGCACCGCCGGCCAGCGCTGCACCAGCACGCGCCGCATCTTCGCCCACAAGAGCATTTACGACGAACTCACCAAGAAGCTGGTCGCCGCCTACAAGTCGGTCTCCATCGGCGATCCTCTCGACCCCAAGACGCTGATGGGGCCGCTCGTGAACGCCGGCGCCGTGACCACCATGGAGAAGGCGATCGAGCAGGCGCTCGCCCAGGGCGGAAAGATCCTCGTCGGCGGCAAGAAGAAAGAGGGGAAGGGCCACTACGTGGAGCCGACCATCATCGCCATCAAGCCGGACGCCGCGATCGTGCAGGAAGAGACCTTCGCGCCGATCCTTTATGTCTTCCCCTTCGACGACGTGGAGGAGGCGATCGCGCTGCACAACGCCGTCGACCAGGGGCTCTCGTCGGCGATGTTCACCAAGAACGTGCTCCACGGGGAGACCTTCCTGAGCCACCGCGGCTCGGACTGCGGCATCGCCAACCTGAACATCGGGACGAGCGGCGCCGAGATCGGCGGCGCGTTCGGCGGCGAGAAGGACACCGGCGGCGGCCGGGAGGCCGGCTCCGATTCGTGGAAGGCGTACATGCGCCGGCAGACGTGCACCATCAACTGGGGGAAGGAACTGCCGCTGGCGCAGGGGGTCAAGTTCGATATCTAG
- a CDS encoding MGMT family protein: MGKRSGARGGGGRGARGRSDLYERIYAAARRVPRGRVTTYGRIAALVGCPSPRVVGYAMAAATPDIDVPWQRVINARGEVSARRGGYGAEVQRALLEEEGVLFDDRGRVDLARFGWP; encoded by the coding sequence ATGGGGAAAAGAAGCGGGGCGAGGGGAGGCGGCGGGCGCGGCGCTCGCGGGCGCTCCGATCTTTATGAGCGGATTTACGCGGCGGCGCGCCGCGTCCCGCGCGGGCGGGTCACCACCTACGGGCGCATCGCCGCCCTGGTCGGGTGCCCGTCGCCGCGGGTGGTCGGCTACGCGATGGCGGCGGCGACGCCGGACATCGACGTCCCCTGGCAGCGGGTGATCAACGCGCGCGGCGAGGTGAGCGCGCGCCGAGGCGGCTACGGCGCGGAGGTGCAGCGCGCGCTGCTCGAAGAGGAGGGCGTTCTCTTCGACGACCGCGGCCGCGTCGACCTCGCCCGCTTCGGCTGGCCCTGA
- a CDS encoding right-handed parallel beta-helix repeat-containing protein has translation MRSIPAFVLCVFLFASCGDDGASPDSGVAEPDTLLVRPDGSGVFPTIQAAIDSAGDGDRILLADGLFEGDGNRDILFRGKKLAVRSESGDAAACAVECGGGEEEYHWGFLFVDGESLDTRIEHITVRGAFGQSGGGMICGGSSPTIADCVFESNKAVLGAALSCVSGADPLVLRCRFRENHADAGGAVWCQDASPTFEECVFDSNLAGAAGGALAGQSSSFHLTGCLFDGNEAGERGGAVSALYESPVIEECVFRGNEGGAVGLENTDQALVESCLFEENDAEVGAAVQCGGSTVLRGCVMTGNSASLFGGAVWCCGSALIEECTFAGNDAPAGSALYASCGDTVRVERCIVSHQGGGEPAGAGSSTTVRFLCADIFGNAGGDWVGPAAGQENSEGNFSGDPLFCDREGGDLRLGEGSPCLPGGHPASVDCGRIGAKDAGCD, from the coding sequence ATGCGTTCCATCCCGGCTTTCGTTTTGTGCGTCTTTCTTTTCGCCTCGTGCGGCGACGACGGCGCATCGCCCGACTCGGGCGTCGCCGAACCGGACACGCTCCTCGTGCGGCCGGACGGCTCGGGCGTCTTTCCCACGATTCAGGCGGCGATCGATTCCGCCGGCGACGGCGACCGGATCCTTCTCGCCGACGGCTTGTTCGAAGGGGACGGCAACCGGGACATTCTCTTCCGAGGGAAAAAGCTCGCGGTCCGTTCGGAGAGCGGCGACGCCGCCGCCTGCGCCGTCGAGTGCGGCGGCGGCGAGGAGGAGTACCACTGGGGGTTCCTCTTCGTCGACGGAGAATCGCTCGACACGCGAATCGAGCACATCACGGTGCGCGGCGCATTCGGCCAATCCGGAGGGGGAATGATCTGCGGCGGCTCTTCTCCGACGATCGCCGATTGCGTCTTCGAATCGAACAAAGCGGTCCTCGGCGCCGCTCTCAGCTGCGTGAGCGGCGCGGACCCACTCGTCCTCCGCTGCCGGTTCCGGGAAAACCACGCCGATGCGGGGGGCGCGGTCTGGTGCCAAGACGCCTCGCCGACCTTCGAAGAGTGCGTGTTCGACAGCAATCTCGCCGGAGCGGCCGGCGGCGCGCTGGCGGGACAGAGTTCCTCCTTCCATCTGACCGGTTGCCTCTTCGACGGCAACGAGGCGGGGGAAAGAGGCGGGGCGGTTTCCGCGCTCTACGAATCGCCGGTGATCGAGGAATGCGTTTTCCGGGGGAACGAGGGGGGGGCGGTCGGCCTGGAGAACACGGATCAAGCGCTCGTGGAGAGCTGCCTCTTCGAAGAGAACGACGCGGAGGTCGGCGCGGCGGTGCAGTGCGGCGGCTCCACCGTTCTACGCGGCTGCGTCATGACCGGGAACAGCGCCTCTCTTTTCGGCGGGGCGGTCTGGTGCTGCGGCTCGGCCTTGATCGAGGAGTGCACCTTCGCCGGAAACGACGCCCCCGCGGGAAGCGCGCTCTACGCGTCTTGCGGCGACACGGTCCGCGTGGAACGCTGCATCGTCTCCCATCAGGGCGGCGGAGAACCGGCGGGCGCCGGATCGAGCACGACCGTCCGTTTCCTCTGCGCCGACATCTTCGGCAACGCCGGCGGCGATTGGGTCGGCCCCGCGGCCGGCCAGGAGAATAGTGAAGGGAACTTCTCGGGCGATCCGCTCTTCTGCGACCGCGAGGGGGGCGATCTCCGTCTCGGCGAAGGTTCCCCCTGCCTGCCGGGCGGGCACCCGGCAAGCGTCGATTGCGGGCGGATCGGAGCGAAGGACGCCGGCTGCGACTGA
- a CDS encoding beta-lactamase family protein, translating into MRKRARSLIASSILVLVAATASEADRSPIDLKSAVERGLPALELNGFQEGVPWDTLGAALPTAGLLARMAHYGVPGLGIAVVQDGAVAWAEGYGVLEAGREAPVTRLTRFEAASASKAVTAVAVLRFVDRGLLDIDADVNTLLTSWNAPENEHTGAHKVTVRRLLTHTAGINRPDGGFSVEPGSAPTTAQVLRGERPAVNTAAAVEFIPGSMHQYSNMGYVILQLLLEEAGGKPFPELMEDEVFLPLGMERSGYETEAGGARGSDFPRHHGADGEPLESALFPGALAHGGLRTTPADLARLIAEMSACYRGETAGLLSPRIVRAAFSAERRFSPDGFLGFAAQGLGVFLLQTDHGPCFCHPGHNMPGATCFYFGFPETGQGAVVMTNGVRGLELSFEVLCAIASIYDWPSIRVQSS; encoded by the coding sequence ATGCGCAAGCGCGCCCGCTCTCTGATCGCCTCTTCCATTCTGGTCCTCGTCGCCGCGACCGCGTCGGAAGCGGACCGGTCGCCGATCGATCTCAAATCCGCCGTGGAACGGGGGTTGCCCGCCCTGGAATTGAATGGGTTCCAGGAAGGCGTGCCCTGGGACACCCTCGGCGCGGCGCTCCCCACCGCGGGTCTTTTGGCGCGCATGGCGCACTACGGCGTGCCCGGCTTGGGGATCGCCGTGGTCCAGGACGGCGCCGTCGCGTGGGCGGAGGGATACGGCGTGCTCGAGGCGGGCCGCGAAGCCCCCGTCACCCGGCTCACCCGGTTCGAGGCGGCTTCGGCGAGCAAGGCGGTCACGGCCGTGGCGGTGCTTCGCTTCGTCGATCGTGGTTTGCTCGACATCGACGCCGACGTGAATACACTTCTCACCTCTTGGAATGCGCCGGAGAACGAGCACACAGGCGCGCACAAGGTGACGGTTCGCCGTCTTCTCACCCACACCGCCGGGATCAACCGCCCAGACGGCGGGTTCTCGGTCGAGCCGGGGAGCGCGCCGACGACGGCGCAGGTTCTTCGCGGGGAAAGACCCGCGGTGAACACGGCCGCCGCCGTCGAGTTCATCCCGGGTTCGATGCACCAATACTCCAACATGGGATATGTCATTCTCCAGCTGCTCCTCGAGGAAGCGGGCGGGAAACCCTTTCCGGAGCTGATGGAGGACGAGGTCTTTCTCCCGCTCGGCATGGAGAGGAGCGGCTACGAAACGGAGGCCGGCGGCGCGCGCGGATCCGATTTCCCGCGGCATCACGGAGCCGACGGCGAGCCGTTGGAATCGGCGCTTTTCCCCGGCGCTCTCGCGCACGGCGGTCTCCGCACGACGCCGGCGGACCTCGCCCGCCTCATCGCCGAGATGTCCGCCTGCTACCGCGGCGAAACGGCGGGATTGCTCTCGCCGCGGATCGTTCGGGCCGCATTTTCCGCGGAGCGACGCTTCTCGCCGGACGGATTTCTGGGATTCGCCGCGCAGGGCTTGGGCGTTTTTCTTCTGCAGACCGACCACGGCCCCTGTTTTTGTCATCCCGGTCATAACATGCCGGGGGCGACCTGTTTTTACTTCGGCTTTCCGGAAACCGGCCAGGGAGCGGTGGTCATGACGAACGGCGTGCGTGGCCTCGAACTCTCCTTCGAAGTTCTGTGCGCCATCGCTTCCATTTATGATTGGCCGAGCATTCGGGTTCAATCGAGCTGA
- a CDS encoding GPP34 family phosphoprotein produces MREKRNLHLHEEILLLALRDKKGTTEIGSCYPMAMGGAVIAELILGGRVKIEESRWKSKLITLKDGTPFGDPVLDEFLGKIARSKRRSDVKSWVSRIAHWGKLKKTTAEGLRRKGILRKEEGKVLGIFPTTRWPERDPRPEKALVDRLRRAIVSDARALDPRTAILIGLTKRGNLLGNVIDKRVLKDRKKRIERIAKGEMVARETGQAIDDAVAAAVMVAVIIPVIASSAATGGS; encoded by the coding sequence ATGCGTGAGAAGAGAAACCTCCACCTGCACGAAGAGATTCTCCTCCTCGCCCTGCGCGACAAGAAGGGGACCACCGAAATCGGTTCCTGCTATCCGATGGCGATGGGGGGGGCGGTGATCGCCGAGCTGATCCTCGGCGGCCGCGTGAAGATCGAGGAGTCCCGCTGGAAGAGCAAACTGATCACACTGAAGGACGGCACTCCATTCGGCGATCCGGTGCTCGACGAGTTTCTGGGCAAGATCGCCCGGTCGAAGAGGCGCTCCGACGTGAAGAGCTGGGTCTCTCGCATCGCCCATTGGGGGAAGCTGAAGAAGACCACCGCCGAGGGGCTTCGCCGCAAGGGAATCCTGCGCAAGGAGGAGGGGAAGGTGCTCGGCATCTTCCCGACGACGAGATGGCCGGAGCGCGATCCGCGGCCGGAGAAGGCGCTCGTGGATCGTCTCCGCCGCGCGATCGTCTCCGACGCGCGCGCCCTCGACCCGCGCACGGCGATCCTGATCGGCCTGACGAAACGGGGGAACCTCCTCGGGAACGTCATCGACAAGAGAGTGCTGAAGGATCGCAAAAAAAGGATCGAGCGGATCGCCAAAGGGGAGATGGTCGCCCGCGAGACGGGACAGGCGATCGACGACGCGGTCGCCGCGGCGGTGATGGTCGCCGTGATCATCCCGGTCATCGCTTCATCGGCGGCCACCGGGGGGTCGTAA